Proteins encoded together in one Temnothorax longispinosus isolate EJ_2023e chromosome 5, Tlon_JGU_v1, whole genome shotgun sequence window:
- the LOC139813149 gene encoding uncharacterized protein isoform X1, with amino-acid sequence MEEEGQDALVDYDSDSSFITVIDREAKDKNEETVRKDREAKDKKEMERRGAIPKKNLPKVRENIDVTKAWEENRPVLPIGTKILYEKQEKMVAKMDNSMQMLDKVMTKATEMMENMVEVSRLNLEKEKVKLRRLEVSNKDTQSSVENSKQTVKELEVESKKRKLNEITVCSAEKDRSLETMKRAIELELNSQRLHIRREYKLTQKSNFDLWMDYLKSELMNNELLDVIDSNIESPENLSELKVAKRKSLVRDIIINHLDENYHKRILHEKDPKEILKKLRGYKKSEVNVTHASVRAKLYQIKMRKDEKVSDFCERFDSIIREYESCEDAVPLAEQEIRSALYQAVSINVPELRNVDLIRRQTNLKEMNIDEIKSFMMQLEAETKNENREKLEKPEVRVQRAAAEENMKQVKCYRCNRMGHMAKDCPLIEFGAWFCYYCQEVRGHKGDNCPSAEAQANRARGKR; translated from the exons ATGGAAGAAGAAGGCCAAGATGCGCTGGTCGACTACGACAGCGATAGCAGCTTCATCACGGTAATAGATAGAGaagcaaaagataaaaacgagGAGACAGTAAGAAAAGATAGAG aagcaaaagataaaaaggagATGGAAAGAAGAGGTGCAATCCCGAAAAAGAACTTGCCTAAAGTCAGAGAGAATATAGATGTGACCAAAGCATGGGAAGAGAACCGTCCAGTACTGCCAATTGGaaccaaaatattatatgaaaagcaagaaaaaatgGTCGCAAAAATGGACAATTCGATGCAGATGCTGGATAAAGTAATGACGAAGGCCACCGAGATGATGGAGAATATGGTGGAAGTCTCCCGTTTAAacttagagaaagaaaaagttaaacttAGACGTTTAGAGGTAAGCAATAAAGATACCCAAAGTTCAGTAGAAAACAGTAAACAAACGGTTAAAGAACTAGAGGTAGAgtctaaaaagagaaaattaaatgaaataacagTCTGTTCAGCCGAAAAAGATAGGAGTTTAGAGACAATGAAAAGAGCTATAGAATTGGAATTGAACAGTCAAAGGTTGCATATTAGAAGAGAATATAAGCTGACGCAAAAATCCAACTTTGATCTTTGgatggattatttaaaatctgagTTAATGAATAACGAGTTGTTAGATGTAATAGATTCAAACATTGAAAGTCCAGAAAATCTCTCCGAACTAAAAGTTGCTAAGAGAAAAAGTCTAgttagagatataataatcaatcattTAGATGAAAACTATCATAAAAGGATTCTACATGAAAAAGATccgaaagaaattttgaagaaattgagAGGATATAAAAAGAGTGAAGTAAACGTTACTCATGCATCGGTACGAGCTAAActctatcaaattaaaatgagaaaagacgAAAAAGTAAGTGATTTTTGTGAACGCTTCGATTCAATAATTAGAGAATATGAATCATGTGAAGATGCGGTACCCCTCGCAGAACAAGAGATTAGATCTGCACTTTATCAGGCTGTGTCAATTAATGTACCAGAGCTGAGGAATGTAGATTTAATTAGAAGACAAACTAATCTTAAAGAAATGAACATAGATGAAATAAAGTCTTTTATGATGCAGTTAGAAGCAGAGACTAAAAACgagaatagagaaaaattagagaaaccCGAAGTCAGGGTACAGAGGGCTGCTGCAGAAGAGAACATGAAACAAGTGAAATGCTACAGATGCAACCGAATGGGTCATATGGCAAAGGACTGTCCACTAATAGAATTTGGTGCCTGGTTTTGTTACTACTGCCAGGAAGTACGAGGTCACAAGGGTGATAATTGTCCGAGTGCCGAAGCCCAGGCGAACAGAGCTAGAGgaaaaag ATAA
- the LOC139813149 gene encoding uncharacterized protein isoform X2 produces the protein MEEEGQDALVDYDSDSSFITVIDREAKDKNEETVRKDREAKDKKEMERRGAIPKKNLPKVRENIDVTKAWEENRPVLPIGTKILYEKQEKMVAKMDNSMQMLDKVMTKATEMMENMVEVSRLNLEKEKVKLRRLELEAETKNENREKLEKPEVRVQRAAAEENMKQVKCYRCNRMGHMAKDCPLIEFGAWFCYYCQEVRGHKGDNCPSAEAQANRARGKR, from the exons ATGGAAGAAGAAGGCCAAGATGCGCTGGTCGACTACGACAGCGATAGCAGCTTCATCACGGTAATAGATAGAGaagcaaaagataaaaacgagGAGACAGTAAGAAAAGATAGAG aagcaaaagataaaaaggagATGGAAAGAAGAGGTGCAATCCCGAAAAAGAACTTGCCTAAAGTCAGAGAGAATATAGATGTGACCAAAGCATGGGAAGAGAACCGTCCAGTACTGCCAATTGGaaccaaaatattatatgaaaagcaagaaaaaatgGTCGCAAAAATGGACAATTCGATGCAGATGCTGGATAAAGTAATGACGAAGGCCACCGAGATGATGGAGAATATGGTGGAAGTCTCCCGTTTAAacttagagaaagaaaaagttaaacttAGACGTTTAGAG TTAGAAGCAGAGACTAAAAACgagaatagagaaaaattagagaaaccCGAAGTCAGGGTACAGAGGGCTGCTGCAGAAGAGAACATGAAACAAGTGAAATGCTACAGATGCAACCGAATGGGTCATATGGCAAAGGACTGTCCACTAATAGAATTTGGTGCCTGGTTTTGTTACTACTGCCAGGAAGTACGAGGTCACAAGGGTGATAATTGTCCGAGTGCCGAAGCCCAGGCGAACAGAGCTAGAGgaaaaag ATAA